Proteins from a single region of Streptomyces glaucescens:
- a CDS encoding GNAT family N-acetyltransferase, translated as MAIEVRPATVFEDVRTVLGPKSPTANVCWCLSYRIPSKLNNELRGPARGEYVAELCRADPPPGVLAYDGDEPVGWAAVAPRAQTSFARNRKIPHVDDLPVWCVWCVRVRPGHRKRGISHALIAGAVDFARAHGAPAVEAYPLDNGDARVDLTMAYPGLRKNFERAGFTHAADTTSVLSGHPRVLMRLDLRRPPHP; from the coding sequence ATGGCCATAGAAGTGCGCCCCGCCACGGTGTTCGAGGACGTCCGCACCGTGCTCGGACCGAAGTCGCCCACGGCGAACGTCTGCTGGTGTCTGAGCTACCGGATCCCCTCCAAGCTCAACAACGAGCTGCGCGGCCCGGCCCGTGGCGAGTACGTCGCCGAACTGTGCCGCGCCGATCCCCCTCCGGGCGTACTCGCCTACGACGGTGACGAGCCGGTCGGCTGGGCGGCCGTGGCCCCGCGCGCGCAGACCTCCTTCGCCCGCAACCGCAAGATCCCGCACGTCGACGACCTGCCGGTCTGGTGCGTGTGGTGCGTCCGGGTGCGCCCCGGCCACCGCAAGCGGGGCATCTCCCACGCGCTGATCGCCGGCGCGGTCGACTTCGCCCGCGCACACGGCGCGCCGGCCGTCGAGGCGTACCCCCTCGACAACGGCGACGCCCGTGTCGACCTGACCATGGCCTACCCGGGCCTGCGCAAGAACTTCGAGCGCGCGGGATTCACCCACGCCGCCGACACCACCTCCGTCCTGTCCGGCCACCCCCGCGTCCTGATGCGACTGGACCTGCGCCGTCCCCCGCACCCCTGA
- a CDS encoding AfsR/SARP family transcriptional regulator — protein sequence MRQGVMRFGLLGPPVLYQPATSPGPHGAAVRAIRSPKARALLAALLLEPGRVVSVDSLKDALWGGDPPASAHASLHNHVTRLRRLLDDPDRLRAVPPGYVLRVEPDELDVHVFERRVTAARGAHAAGDWARVVREATAGLALWRGTPLSGLPSDLGGYAFVQRLAESRLLLLEWRYDAELAVGGARLGELVPELAELAAEYPLREAYHRQLMLALHRTGRRAEALAVHRDLRARLLDELGVEPAPAVRDAHVEVLRGVPRDEPSPGMPQEPSAGPAARAAVPAAPRPAQLPPPPPHFTGRGADRAALRAALLEPGAVAVVSGMAGVGKSALALDVAHALTERFCDGQLYINLHGATPGMTPLTPAQALAALLRDLGTEPRRVPDHPDAAAALLRSLLAPTRTLLVLDDAATAAQVRPLLPAGTGCAVIVTSRSPLTALDGARRFPLSPLTDEDSAALLRAVSGRPGLDAAHPLVHLTGRLPLALRVVAARLAARSALTPDVLAHQLAATEGRLHHLEYDDLSVRRSLAVAHDALAASDREADRDAALALRRIGALDLPAYGAPLIARLTGTDERRAEAALDRLVDVALLEETAYGRYAPHDLVRDFARELSLRPDPAPGDPPASRLPHPGLPHPGLADSGLQDPGLPDPGLPGRGLPASHLPAPSGTAPGAPTPSGSAPGVPAPGPSVPRPAVPTNPSALRPSALRSSAAGTETPAAIETALHWYAATAERALVAIVEPGLDQDDRRRPTAAQPPQHAAHVAATPPFASAEAAFAWGDLELPNIVTLVERHAGDPAHDHRTAAYVSTLIRLLFPYVHRSGRVAEMEVLGSAALDAARRLADPAAEAYALGDLAGLHFLTGRQGDALALNDRALEIWRRLGVVSWIRRCLNNRGLLLEGLGRYAESEAALRQSLTYSRQLDDPHGEAVTYSHLGNLYEHTDPRAAIEQHRRSLAIGVSVGAVIVQHSAHCNIGYAYLTLGEPASAARHFEESLRILGGHGDWHGESQTRLGLVRALRLLGHGDRAARECAELLRRADARADHYTGGLARHQHGLLLRAQGLHERAHAQWRTALAALDGTDETAVTAELRELLATAGARC from the coding sequence ATGCGCCAGGGTGTGATGCGGTTCGGACTGCTGGGCCCACCCGTCCTCTACCAGCCGGCCACGTCCCCCGGCCCGCACGGTGCCGCAGTGCGCGCCATCCGCAGTCCCAAGGCGCGGGCCCTGCTCGCCGCGCTGCTGCTGGAGCCCGGCCGGGTGGTCTCCGTCGACTCCCTCAAGGACGCCCTGTGGGGCGGCGATCCGCCCGCCTCCGCGCACGCCTCCCTGCACAACCACGTCACCCGGCTGCGCCGCCTCCTCGACGACCCCGACCGGCTGCGCGCGGTGCCGCCGGGCTACGTGCTGCGGGTCGAACCGGACGAGCTGGACGTCCACGTCTTCGAACGCCGGGTGACCGCCGCGCGCGGCGCGCACGCCGCCGGGGACTGGGCGCGGGTGGTGCGCGAGGCGACCGCCGGGCTCGCCCTGTGGCGCGGCACCCCGCTCAGCGGGCTCCCCTCCGACCTGGGGGGCTACGCCTTCGTCCAGCGGCTGGCGGAGTCCCGGCTGCTGCTGCTGGAGTGGCGCTACGACGCCGAACTGGCCGTCGGCGGTGCCCGGCTCGGCGAGCTGGTGCCGGAGCTGGCGGAGCTGGCCGCCGAGTATCCGCTGCGTGAGGCGTACCACCGTCAGTTGATGCTCGCCCTGCACCGCACCGGCCGGCGCGCCGAGGCCCTGGCCGTCCACCGGGATCTGCGTGCCCGGTTGCTGGACGAGCTGGGCGTGGAACCGGCGCCCGCGGTGCGGGACGCGCATGTGGAGGTGCTGCGCGGGGTGCCGCGGGACGAGCCGTCGCCCGGCATGCCGCAGGAGCCGTCCGCCGGTCCGGCGGCCCGGGCCGCCGTCCCCGCCGCGCCGCGGCCCGCGCAGCTGCCCCCGCCCCCGCCGCACTTCACCGGCCGCGGGGCGGACCGGGCGGCGCTGCGCGCGGCCCTGCTGGAACCGGGCGCGGTCGCCGTGGTCAGCGGGATGGCCGGGGTGGGCAAGAGCGCGCTCGCGCTGGATGTCGCCCACGCTCTGACGGAACGTTTCTGCGATGGGCAGCTCTACATCAACCTGCACGGCGCCACCCCCGGCATGACGCCCCTCACCCCCGCCCAGGCCCTCGCCGCCCTGCTGCGGGACCTCGGCACCGAGCCCCGCCGCGTACCCGACCACCCGGACGCCGCAGCCGCGCTGCTGCGGTCCCTGCTCGCGCCCACCCGCACCCTGCTGGTCCTCGACGACGCCGCCACCGCCGCGCAGGTACGGCCGCTGCTGCCCGCCGGGACCGGCTGCGCCGTCATCGTCACCAGCCGCTCACCGCTGACCGCCCTCGACGGCGCCCGCCGCTTCCCGCTCTCCCCGCTCACCGACGAGGACAGCGCCGCCCTGCTGCGCGCGGTGTCCGGCCGGCCCGGACTGGACGCCGCCCACCCGCTCGTCCACCTCACCGGCCGGCTGCCACTGGCCCTGCGGGTCGTCGCGGCCCGGCTCGCCGCGCGCAGCGCCCTCACCCCGGACGTCCTGGCCCACCAGCTCGCCGCGACCGAAGGCCGGCTGCACCACCTGGAGTACGACGACCTCAGCGTGCGGCGGTCCCTCGCCGTCGCCCATGACGCGCTCGCCGCCTCCGACCGTGAGGCCGACCGCGACGCGGCCCTCGCCCTGCGCCGCATCGGCGCCCTCGACCTGCCCGCCTACGGAGCCCCCCTCATCGCCCGCCTCACCGGCACCGACGAACGCCGGGCGGAGGCGGCCCTGGACCGGCTGGTCGACGTGGCCCTGCTGGAGGAGACGGCGTACGGCAGATACGCGCCGCACGATCTGGTCCGCGACTTCGCCCGCGAGCTGTCGCTGCGACCGGACCCGGCACCCGGCGACCCCCCTGCCTCCCGCCTCCCGCACCCCGGTCTCCCGCACCCCGGTCTCGCGGACTCTGGTCTTCAGGACCCCGGTCTCCCGGACCCCGGCCTTCCGGGCCGTGGGCTCCCCGCTTCGCACCTCCCCGCACCGAGCGGAACGGCCCCCGGCGCGCCGACGCCCAGCGGATCGGCCCCCGGCGTGCCGGCCCCCGGCCCATCGGTCCCCCGCCCAGCGGTCCCCACCAACCCCTCGGCCCTCCGCCCCTCGGCCCTGCGCTCCTCGGCCGCCGGCACGGAGACCCCGGCCGCCATCGAGACCGCCCTGCACTGGTACGCCGCGACAGCGGAGCGTGCCCTCGTCGCCATCGTCGAACCCGGCCTCGACCAGGACGACCGCCGGCGCCCCACCGCCGCCCAGCCCCCGCAGCACGCGGCACACGTGGCGGCCACCCCGCCCTTCGCGTCCGCCGAGGCGGCCTTCGCCTGGGGGGACCTGGAGCTGCCCAACATCGTCACGCTCGTGGAGCGGCACGCGGGCGATCCGGCCCACGACCACCGCACCGCCGCGTACGTCTCGACCCTCATCCGTCTGCTCTTCCCGTACGTCCACCGCAGCGGCCGGGTCGCCGAGATGGAGGTGCTGGGCAGCGCGGCCCTCGACGCCGCCCGCCGTCTCGCCGACCCCGCGGCCGAGGCCTACGCCCTCGGTGACCTCGCCGGCCTCCACTTCCTCACCGGCCGCCAGGGCGACGCCCTCGCGCTGAACGACCGGGCGCTGGAGATCTGGCGGCGGCTCGGGGTGGTCTCCTGGATCCGGCGCTGCCTGAACAACCGCGGGCTGCTGCTCGAAGGGCTCGGCCGGTACGCCGAGTCGGAGGCGGCGCTGCGCCAGAGCCTCACCTACTCCCGGCAGCTCGACGACCCGCACGGCGAGGCCGTCACCTACAGCCACCTCGGCAACCTCTACGAGCACACCGACCCGCGCGCCGCGATCGAACAGCACCGCCGTTCCCTCGCCATCGGCGTCTCGGTCGGCGCGGTCATCGTGCAGCACTCCGCGCACTGCAACATCGGCTACGCCTATCTGACCCTGGGCGAACCGGCCTCCGCGGCCCGGCACTTCGAGGAGAGCCTGCGCATCCTCGGCGGCCACGGCGACTGGCACGGCGAGTCCCAGACCCGCCTCGGCCTGGTCCGCGCGCTGCGCCTGCTCGGTCACGGCGACCGCGCCGCCCGCGAGTGCGCGGAACTGCTGCGCCGCGCGGACGCCCGCGCCGACCACTACACCGGCGGTCTCGCCCGCCACCAGCACGGTCTGCTGCTGCGCGCCCAGGGGCTGCACGAGCGGGCGCACGCGCAGTGGCGCACCGCGCTCGCCGCCCTGGACGGCACGGACGAGACCGCGGTGACGGCGGAACTCCGGGAGCTGCTGGCCACCGCCGGCGCCCGGTGCTGA